The Peribacillus simplex genome contains the following window.
GAAGAAGGCCTTTTTGTTCGGAATGCTATGTTCCCCAAATTAACCGAAGAAGAAAAATTCGATAGAGAAACAAAGGTGATAACTAAAAGATATATCTTATTGAGAGATCCGCTTCTTATGCAGCGAAAGGAAAAATGGGAGGATGAGGAATCGTCTGCTTACTTATTACATGACCATGATGCCGTAATCATTGGCCCAAATACAAAACATCCATTTAGATTAAAAGGTTTAATTGGGATGTCGGCGATGAGCTATGGTTCATTAGGACATAATGCCATCACAGCTTTATCAGAAGGATTGGCTTTAGCGAAAGGCACATGGATGAATACTGGGGAAGGCGGACTCTCTTCTTATCATTTAAAGGGTGGCGTCGATATTATTATGCAGATTGGCCCAGCCATGTTCGGAGTGCGCGATAAGCATGGCGAAATGGATTGGGACGAGTTAAAGCGGAAAAGTGAAATTCCTCAAATAAAAGCATTTGAGGTTAAGCTCGCTCAAGGTGCCAAAACACGCGGGGGACATATCGATGCTGAAAAAGTTACTCCAGAAATTGCCGAAATTCGCAAAGTGGAACCATTCAAATCGATTGATAGCCCCAATCGTTTTCATCAGTTCAATGATGTACCGACAATGTGTGAATTCATTGAAAGAATCCGCAGCCATACGGGTAAACCTGTTGGAATGAAGATGGTTGTAGGAAGTAATGATAGCGTAGAGGAATTAGCCAAATATATGAAGGAAACCGGCAAAGGTCCGGACTTTATCACTGTGGATGGAGGGGAAGGCGGAACAGGGGCTTCTTATCAAGAATTGATTGATAGTGTCGGTTTGCCGATTAAATCAGCCCTGCCAATTGTTGTCTCCACCCTTCAAAAATATGGGGTACGCGACCGGGTTAAAATTATTGCTTCAGGTAAACTGTTCACCCCTGACCGGATTGCGATTGCTTTGGCGATGGGGGCTGATCTTGTCAATATAGCTCGTGGATTTATGATTGCCATAGGATGTATCCAAACATTGAAATGTCAATCTAATGCCTGTCCAGTTGGGGTAGCCACAACAGACCCAGAATTGCAAAGGGCTCTCGTGATTGACGAAAAGAAATACCGCGTCG
Protein-coding sequences here:
- a CDS encoding FMN-binding glutamate synthase family protein — protein: MDIASRLIIISFITIALVVIALVIFLVYLLILDRNQKHHAILRNYPVLGRVRYFLEKIGPEFRQYLFNEDTEGKPFSRDDYEHIVKSSKYMRDVIGFGSKRDFDEEGLFVRNAMFPKLTEEEKFDRETKVITKRYILLRDPLLMQRKEKWEDEESSAYLLHDHDAVIIGPNTKHPFRLKGLIGMSAMSYGSLGHNAITALSEGLALAKGTWMNTGEGGLSSYHLKGGVDIIMQIGPAMFGVRDKHGEMDWDELKRKSEIPQIKAFEVKLAQGAKTRGGHIDAEKVTPEIAEIRKVEPFKSIDSPNRFHQFNDVPTMCEFIERIRSHTGKPVGMKMVVGSNDSVEELAKYMKETGKGPDFITVDGGEGGTGASYQELIDSVGLPIKSALPIVVSTLQKYGVRDRVKIIASGKLFTPDRIAIALAMGADLVNIARGFMIAIGCIQTLKCQSNACPVGVATTDPELQRALVIDEKKYRVVNFLVTLRKGLFRISAAAGLDSPVHFQPKHISYKDEKGVVTSLETIIQEIRQQIE